GGCCGGGTGCGGCGTGGGCACGGAGCTGGTGGCGCTCTCGAAACGTGGGATTCGGGCCATCGGTGTCGATTACGTGGTGGCGGCGCTCGAGTCCGCCAGGCGCGGCAATGCGCGCCTGCGACTCGCCGCCGCCGACGTCCACGCGCTGCCGTTCGCCGACGAGACCTTCGACGCCTACCTGTCCTTCGGCGTGCTGGAGCACTTCGAGTTCGGCGCCACCCCCGCGTTGCACGAGGCGTTCCGCGTGCTCGTCCCGGGTGGTGTGCTGGTCGTCACCGTTCCTGCGCCGAACGTGATCTGGCGGGCCGTGCGCTGGCGCAACGCCCACCGCCGCCGCGACGCCGAGCCCGGCTACTTCGAGACCGCGTACTCGGCACGCGCGCTCGCCGCGCTGGTGGCCGACGCCGGGTTCTCGACGACCCGGCTCGAGCCGGTCGGTCACGCGTTCACGTTGTGGGGACTCGGCGGGCCGTTCCGCGGGACCGGTCACTACGAGACCACGCCTCTCGCGGAGCGTCTCGGCCGGTGGCTCGCGCGGTGGTGTCCAGGGGCCTGTGCCTTCGCGACGCTGGTGGTGGCGGCCAAGCGGGGAGCAGCGACGTGACATCGCCCGCCATCGACCTCTCGGTCGTCATCGTCAGCTTCAACGCGCGCGAGCACCTGGAGCGGACGCTGACGGCGGTCCAAGCCGATGTCGCCTGCCTGACGTCGGAGGTGATCGTCGTCGACAACGCGAGCGACGACGGGAGCGCGAACCTGGTCCGATGCCGGCACCCGACCGTTCGGCTGGTCGAGAACGGCTCGAATCGAGGGTACACGGCCGCCAACAACCAGGGCTTCGCGGTGGCGGGTGGTCGGTACGTTCTCGTCCTCAACCCGGACGCGACGCCGGCGCCGGGCACGCTGCCGGCCCTCGTCAGCGCCCTCGATGTGAGGCCGGAGGTCGGGATCGCGTCGTGCCGGCTGGTGTGGCCGGATGGCCGCACGCAGGCCAACGGCGCACGCGACTGGACTTTGGGGGCCCTGCTCGCCGAGCACTCGTTGCCCGGTCTGGTGCTCGGGCGCGCCTGGTCGCGGCGGCGCCGCACCTACGCAGGGTGGGCACGAGATTCCGAGCGCGACGTGGACGTCCTGCCGGGGTCGGTGCTGTGCGCCCGGCGCGACGTCCTCGCGCGGGTGGGAGGGTTCGACGAGCGGCTGCACCTCTACTTCGGCGAGGACGAGTGGTGTGCGAGGGTGCGCGCGGCCGGGTACGCGGTGCGGTACCTGCCCCTCGGCGCGGTCGTGCACACGGAGGGTGTCAGCGCGCGGCGCGTACCGGCGATGGCACGCGCGTCCTACTTCGACGACATGTGGCGCTTCGCCGCGCTCCGATTCGGACCAGGCCGGGCGTGGTGTCTGCGGACTCTGGTGTGGCCGACACGGCTCGCCCTCTCATTGGTCGCGCGGCGGCCGCGCCGGTGAGGCCTCGCCCCATGCGCGTCGCCTTCTTCAGCACGTACACGGGACTTGGCGGCGGCGAGACGAGCCTTCTGGCCCTGCTCGGCGCCCTCGACCGCGCTCGCCTCACCCCGGTGCTGGTGTGTCCGCGTGACGGTCCCCTGCCCGGGGCCGCGAGGGCGCGGGGCGTCGACGTGCGGATCGTGCCGTGGCGGGGTGCGTCCGCGTGGTTCCACCCGGCCGTGTGGGCTCGCCTGCCGCCCGTGAAGCGGATGACCGACTGCCTCGAGGCCCTGGGTCCGGCGTCCGTGCACACCGAGTTCCACGCGCTGCCCTTCGTCGTGCCCTCGGCGCGCCGCCTCGGGCTGCCGGTCGTCTTCACCTGTTACGGCTGGTGGTTCAGGCCGAAGCCCTGGCAGCGGGTACTCTATCGGCAGCGCCATCTCGAGATCGTCGCCATCTCCGAGGCCGTTCGCACGGGCTTCGTCGGCACACCGCCCTGGACCGATCCCGCGACGATCGAGATCGTGCCGCTCGGCGTCGACACGAACGTGCACCGCCCACGCCCGGCCGAGCGGCAGGCGCTCAGGGAGGCGTTCGGCCTTCCCCCGGCGGCGCCCCTCGTCACGCTCGTGGCTCGCTTCCAGCGCGTCAAGGGACACGACGTGTTCCTCGACATGGCCCGACGTCTCCTGAACCAGGTCGACGACGCGTGCTTTGCGATCGCCGGCGAGAACGTGTTCGACGTGGCCGCCGACGAGTCGTTCAAGCAGGAGGTCCTTCAGGCGGCGCGATCCGATCCGCGCCTCCGTGATGCCGTACGGTTCCTGGGCTTCGTTCCGCAGCCCGAGCGACTCATCTCCGCCTCCGACGTCGTGGTCTGCAGCAGCCGGTTCGAGAGCTTCGGCATGGTGCACCTCGAGGCGATGGCGGCCGGCGTTCCCGTCGTCAGTACCGATGTCGGCGGGCCTGCCGAGACGATCGTCGACGGCGAGACGGGCTTTCTCGTCGCCCCGGGACGGCCCGATCTCCTCGCCGATCGCGTGGCCCGCCTGCTGTTTGACCCCACGCTCCGCGCAACGATGGGTCGCGCGGGGCGAGCGCGTGTCGTCGATCGATTCGAGGTCGCCCGGTACGCCGGCCGCATGACCGACATCCTCCTGCGTGCGCACGGAGCCAGGAGATGACGGTGCTCTTCGTCTCGCGGTGCCTGCCGCTGCCGCGCTATTGCGGCGACCGCCTCATCCTGGCACACCTCCTGGCTGGCATGCGCGCACGAGGGCATCGGCTGGTCGTCGCGGCGCTGACGCAGCCTGGCGACGCGGCGGCCGAGCGGGCATCGGGCGAGACCTGTGACAGGCTCGCCACCGTCCCGGAGCGACCGCGGACCGCGACCGACTACCTGACTCGCCTCATCCGGCCGTTTCCGAGCGGCCCGTCGGCGTGCTGGCAGCCGGCGATGTGGGAGCTCGTCGCTCGGCTGGTGGACGAGGAGGCGCCCGACGTCGTCCACTTCCTCGGCGGCATCCAGGTCTGCGAGTACCGCGACGCCGCGCTCGGGCGCCCCCGGCTCATCACCCCGTACGAGAGCCACTCGCTCTGGCTCGATCGCGCCGCTGTCGATGCCAGCGGGTTCCGGGAACGCCTCGGGATCATGGCACGCCGCGTCGCGGTGCGGGCATTCGAGCGCCGTATCTACAGGGGTTTCGGCCGCACGGTCGTGTTGTCCGACGCCGATGCACGTTCGTTGCGCGCGCTCGACCCGTCGCTGCCCGTGGTGGTCGTGCCAAATGGCGTCGAGGCGCCTGACGGCGTCGCTCCGCTGTCGGTGCGAGAACCACTTCTGACGTTCGTCGGCAACTTCTCCTACGAGCCGAATCGACGGGCCGCGCGCCTGCTCGCCGGGATCATCCTGCCGAAGGTGCGGGCGACGGTGCCGCACGCCCGTCTGGCGCTCATCGGAGTGCACCCGCCACCCGAGGTCGTGGCCCTCGCCGGGCCGGCCGTCGAGGTGACGGGCGAAGTCGACGACGTGTTCGCCTGCCTGCAGCGGGCCCGGGTCTTCGTGTCACCCTTGACCCGGGGCGCCGGGATGAAGAACAAGGTGCTCGAAGCGCTCGCTGCCGGGACGCCGGTCGTCGCCACGAGGCAGAGCCTCGACGGCCTGGCCGTCGACGACGGCGTCCACGCACTGCCCGCCGAAGGTCCGGCCGAACTCGCCGACGCCGCCGTGCGCGTGCTGTGCGACGATCGCCTCGCTCGGCGACTCGCGACCGACGGCAGGAGACTGGTGCTGAGGCGCCATCGGTGGCCCGACGTCGTCTCGCAATACGAGCGCCTCTATCGTGAGCTGGTACCGGTATGACCTCGAGGACGTGGAGCGCGTGCGTCAGCGGGCAGGGACCGATCGTGATCGTCCTGCTCGGTGCGGCGCTCGTGGCGCGTCTCTCGGTCGTCGCGCTCTTCGATCCGTTCCTGTGGGTCGACGGAAGCGACGCTCCCTACTATCTCAGGGAGGGGTGGCGCCTGCTGCACGGACAGCTGGCCTGGTGGCCGCCCGTCGCGCCGCTCTATACGCAGTGGCTCGCGCTGTCGTGGCTGCCGTACTACGGTAGTCCCCCTCCAACCGACACCGCCATGATTCCCGCGGGACTTCTGGCGGGAGTTCGCGTGTGGCAGGTCGCCGCCAGCGTCGTGATGGTGGCCGCGCTCACCTGCCTCGCCTGGCGGCTCACTGACCGGCGCCTTGTGTGCGCGGTCGTCGTCGCCGGCCTCGGCCTGGGACCGGCCTTCGTGCTCGAGCCGTTCCGGGTGCTGACCGAGACGATGGCGCTCATGTGGCTGGGCCTCGCCCTCCTGTGGTGGGTCGCACCCGGCCGCACGGCCGCGCGAGCCGCGTTGGCGGGAATGGCGTTCGGCCTGGCCGCGCTCACTCGTCCGGTCATGTTCGGATTGCCGTGGGTCCTCGCGCTGCACGACTGGGCGGTGACCCGGCGCGCCCCGGTCGGCGGCCGATACCACGGCGCCGCGATGCTCGCAGTGTGCCTCGTCGTCGTCACGCCCTGGGTCGTCACGCTCCGGGTGACGACGGGGCACTGGGTGCCGCAGGGGTTCGGCGCCAACCTGTGGATTGGGGCCACCGGGGATGGCCGGTGGATGGGCACGTCGACGATGGAGGAGCGCCGGCGGGAGTTCGAGGGAGGCCCCGACGACTACCTCGGTGAGGTGTCGAGGGTGGTCCGAGAGCGTCCTCTGACCTGGTTGGCCACGCGCGCGCTCAACCTCGGCGCGGCACTGGCGCAGCCGCACTTCGCCCAGGAACTGGGCACCCGCTCGGTCCGGGCGGTCGCGCTGGCCTGGTGGCACGGCGATGCGACACCGGGCGAGCTCGCGCAGGTCGTCGCCGACCGGGCCGGGCTGACGAAGCTGGCGCTCTACGCATGGCACTGGACCGCCCTCGTCCTCGGCGTCTGTGGTCTCTGCGTCATACGATCGCGCGAGCGGCGCGCCGCGCGGGACCTGGCCCTCGTGGCCGCGTACTTCCTCGCCGTGCACCTTCTGATCTCGGCGAGCCCGCGGTACCTTCTGCCAATTCAGCTGCCGCTGTGGATCGGGGCGGGGCTCTTCGTGGCCCGGCTGCGTCGCCCGCCCGGGCCAGGCGTGTCACCCTCGGTTCCGACCCCCTGAGCGCGATGCGGGTCTGCTACGTCTCACCGACCTTCGAGACGTTCGATGGCTGGGGCCGCTACAGTCGTGCGCTGGTGGACGCGAGCGCGGCTGCCGGCATCGATGTCGTCGTCGTGACCACCAGGGAAGCCGACACCACCGGCCTCGCGGCGGCCGCGGTGCGACGTGTGCTGCCGCCGCTCTCTCTGCGACGACTGCGAGGCCTTCTCCAGATCGCCGCGGTACCACGCCTGCGCCGCGCACTCGGCGACTGCGACCTCGTGCACGTGCTCGTCGAGCCGTGTCTGCCTGCCGTCGCGCTCGCGGCCGCGAGGTCGCAGCCCCTCGTGATGACGGCGCACGGCACCTGGGCCGTGCGACCCCTGGCGGGCGTGGTGGCCGGCGCGGTGCCGCGTCGACTGGTGAAGCGCCTCGACCTGCTCGTCTGCCAGAGCGCGGTCACGCGCGACGCCATGGCGGCCCGCGTATCGTTGCCGGATCATGTCGTCGCGCCAGGCGGCGTCGCACTCGAGGCCTTCGAGGGTCCGGGCCGGCCCATTCCCCGCGTTCCCGCCGGCGCGCGGGTCGTCCTGACGGTCGGCGCCGTCAAACCCCGGAAGGGTCACGACCTCGCGCTCGAAGCGCTCGCCAGAGCGGCCGAGGTCGTCGGCCCTCTGCACTGGGTCGTCGTCGGTGATGTCGAGGCCAACCCCGGCTGGTTCCAGACGCTGGCCCGCCGCGCGTTGTTGGTGGAGCCCGCGCTGACGGTGCACTGGCTCGGGCGCGTCAGTCATGATCAGCTCGTCGGCTGCTATCGCCGCGCCGATGTGTTCCTGCTGACCCCTGCGGTAGTGGAACGTGCCTTCGAGGGGTTGGGTCTCGTCTTCCTCGAGGCGGCCGCCTGTGCCCTGCCGTCGGTCACCTGCCTTGGCACCGGCGCCGTCGAGGCCGTCCGCCACCTCGAGACCGGCCTCGTCGCCGCGGAGGACGACGCACGTGCCGCCGGAGAGGCCATCGTCCAGGTGCTGACAGACGAGGCCCTTCGCCGGCAGCTCGGCGAGTCGGCGCGCGCCTTCGCCCGGCAGATGACCTGGGAACACCTCGCGACGCGGCTGATTCGCGAGTACCGGCGGCTCGTGAGCCTGGTCCGTTCGGAGGGCGGATGAGGCTGCTGCTGCTGAGCGATCGCGTTCCGCCGCACCATCGGGGCGGCGCCGAGGTGGCGGTGTGGCGCCTGGCGGTGGCGCTTCGTCGGGCCGGACACGACGTTCACGTCGCCACGGCGACACCAGGGCCCGCGCGCGAGGAGCACCGCGATGGCCTGATGGTGCACTACCTGCACTCCCGGTACCCGGAGCGGTTCGCACCGTGGCTGACACTGTGCCAGCCGCAGACACTCGGTCCGTTCCGGCGCCTCTGCAGCCGGTTGCGTCCAGACGTCGTGCACGCGCACAACGTGCACCACGACCTGTCGTACGCGAGCCTCGTCGCGGCTTCGAGACTGCGCATCGCCGTCGTCTTCACCAGCCACGACCTGATGCCCGTCGTGGGGGCCAATGTCGAGGCTCGCCGCTTCGGGTACCGCACGGGCCCTGACGGCGCCGTCCGACTGCCGTGGACCTACGAGCTCGGCCGGGCCCGACTTCGCTACAACCCGTGGCGGAGGACCCTCGTACGACTCGTCCTGGGGCGGGCGGTGCGGGTGCGCACCTGCGTCAGCGACGCACACCGGAAGATGCTCGCCGAGAACGGCTACCCGGATTTCGAGGTGGTGCACAATGCTGCCGACCCCGCGTACCTCGACATCGCGCCGCCGGCCGAACCGCGCCCCAGGCGTACGCTGCTCTTCGGCGGACGCCTGACCGGGGCCAAGGGCGCCGTTTCGTTGGGGCGAATCATCGGCGAGCTCGCCACGCGGCGCGACGACGTCGATCTGGTGGTGCTCAGCCGGAACCCCGACGATCTGGCCCGGCTCGGACTGGCAAGCGGAGTCGCGCGGCGGGTTGGACACGGCGGGTGGCTCACGGGCGCCGGCCTCGTCCGGGCTTATCACGATGCCGACATCGTCCTCGTGCCGAGCGAGACGTTCGAGTGTGGCGGCTCGCTGATGGCCATCGACGCCATGGCCGCGGCGCGCCCGGTTGTCGCCTCACCGTACGGCGGCACGCCCGAGTACGTCGTCGATGGCGAGACCGGGTACCTGCGGCGGCCGGAGGACCCCGGCCCGATGGTCGACGCGGTCTCGCGCCTTCTCGACGACGAATCGGTCAGCCGACGGATCGGCGCCGCCGGCCGTGCACGCGTGGCCGAGCACTTCTCGCTGGACAGCCAGGTGCGGCGCTTCCTCGCCATCTACGCGCGAGTGGCGGCGTCGTGACCCGCCGCCAGTGGGCTTCAGCGAGGCTCGTCGGCGGCCCCAATCGCGGCGAGGATGCGCTCGGCGCGCGTGCTGAGGCGGTGCGACTGCGCCAACGCGCGCGACGCCTCGCCCATGCGCGCGCGACGTGCCGGGTCGCGGTACAGCGTCGCGAGTGCGGTCGCCATCGCGGCGGCGTCGTCGGCCTCGACGAAGAGCGCCGCCCGGCCGTCGGCCATGGGCTCGATGAGTGACGGCAGACGACTGGCGACGACGGGAAGGCCGGCGGCGAGGTACTCGAAGAGCTTCAGCGGCGAGGCGCACTCGGCGAAGTGGCGGGTGTCGGGAAACGGCAACGTGCCGACATCGAACGCCGCCAGCCACGTCGGGACGTCGGCGGGCGGTACCTGACCGGGTGCCACGAAACGCTCGCCCGGGAGTCCGCCCGCCAGCCACCGCCGGCGAAGCCCGTCGACCATATCGGATGGCCCGCCGACGACGGCCAGCGTGGTCGGAACGTCGGTGAGGCGGGCCGCCGCGTCGACGAGCAGGTCCACGCCCTTCGACATGCCGAGCGTCTGCAGGCGTCCGGCGTACCCGACGACGAACGCGTCGTGCGGCAGTCCGAGCCGCGTGCGGGCCTGATCCCGCGCGGGCGGGTCGATCAAGCGCCGATCGCTCACGCCCGTTGGCGCGATCGTGGTGCGTGGGGCGCCGAGTTCGCGTGCGTAGGCCTCGAGCCCAGCCGTCACGGCGACGACGAGCCCCGCGCTGCCGATCGCCCTGGCGTGCAGCCGGCGTCCCTGCCAGGACTCGGCCATCTGGTGCAACTCGAGGACGAGCTTGTGACGTGGCCACGCCCGGCCGAGGACGGCCAGCACGAACGGGTCGCGGGTGTAGACGACGGCGTGGGCCGGGAGCGCTCGCAGCCGGCGTCGGAGGGCGAGCCCGAACGTCACGCTCATCAGGCGGAACGACCAGCCGACGTCCAACCCCGTCACGTCGATCGACGGCAGCCGGTCGAATGCGTAGGGCGAGTCCAGCCCGTAGTGCGTCCTTGGGTCGCCGAGTGCCTGACCGAGCGCCGGGCCGACGCGTCGGCGTGCTGCGAGCAGCGTCACGTCGACTCCGGCCGCCGCGAAGGCGGCACAGTTCTCGGCGATTTGCAGACCGTGCGCCATCACCGTTGGCAGGCGCGCGGTCGTGGCGTAGACGAGTGTCATCGCGCTGACGCGCCTCCGTCGGCGGTCGGCCTGTTGACGACGGCTTCGAAGACTTCCTCCAGGGCGAGGGCCACCCTCGTGGGGTCGAACCGTGCGAGCCCTGTCTGCGTGCCCGCCGCCAGCGTGGCGCGCCGCGCCGGCGAGAGCGCGCCGCGCAGGGCCGCGTTCAGCGCGCCGACGTCGGGGTGCGCGACGAGCAGTCCGTTGACCTCGTCCTGCACGACCTCGGGGTTGCCGCCGCGGCAGCTGGCCACGACCGGCGTCCCGAGGCTCAACGCCTCGATCAGCGTGTGCGACAGACCCTCGTACGACGAGTACAGCACCAGGTAGTCGGCGGCGCGAATCAGGGCCTTCGTCGCAGACGCCGGCTGGGGACCGACGAACTCGGCTCGCACCGCGCGTGCGCGGGCGCGCTCGACGAGGCGAGGCCGTTCCGGTCCGTCTCCCGCCACGACGAGGCGCACGCCAGGGAGATCGGCCACGGCGTCGATCACGAGGTCCACGTGCTTCCACGGGACGAGGCGGCCGGCGACGACGAGGACCCGCTCGTCGGCCGACCATCCGAGCGAGCGGCGAAGGCCGATCGGCGATTCGCGTGCGGCATCACCAGGGGGGGCGACGGCATTCGGCACCACCGCCACGCGCCCTGGCGTGAGGGCCCACGACGTCACGAGCCGTTCGAGGTAACGACTCGGGACGACCACGCGGTCGGCGCGCCGCGCCTCGAGCCGCCGCCACTGCTTCAACCACTGTACGCGCCACGGATGACGCCGCCGCTCGAAGTCATCCAGCGGCTCGTCCACACCAATCCATCCCTTGACGATCGCCCGCTCCCAGGCATAGTCGCCGGGGACCTTCATGACCACCGGCACGCCTCGCGGCGTGACGCGTGGCAGCAGCACCCCGAGCGCGAGCACGAGGTCGGCACTGGCTGCGAGGCGGCGATACGTGCGCGCGTACGCGGCGAGGCGGCTGACGGCGGTGCCGGCGCTGATCCTGTGCACGGGGGCGCCGACGTCCACGCCGGGGCCGCCCGCGTCGGAGAAGGCGACGACGCGCACGTCGTGACCGCGCGAGACGAACTCCGGCACCACGGCGCTGATGAACGTCGCCGGTCCGCCGATCTCCGGCGGGGCGATGCCAGAGGCGATGAGGATACGCACGACGCGATTGCCGGGGGCCTGACCGGTCCGGCCGGGGATGCTCCTGGCCACCGTCGGGCAAGGGTATGCTAGTAGCGCAAACGGCGATGCACAACCTCACCGGCCGGCGAGTCATGGTGACCGGCGGCGGCGGCTTCCTCGGAAGCCATGTCGTACGGCGTTTCGCGGCCTGCGGCGCCAATGTGGCCGTGCCGCGCCGGGCCGAGTACGACCTCGTGGATCGCGCGGCCACGGCCCGCGCGTTCCGCGAGTGCCGACCCGACGTCGTGGTCCACCTGGCGGCTCGCGTCGGGGGGATCGGCGCCAACGAGGCCGATCCGGCCGCCTTCTTCTTCGACAACGCCATGATGGGCCTGCACGTGGTCGAGGAGGCCCGTCTCGCCGGCGTCGACAAACTCGTCCTCGTCGGGACCGTGTGCGCCTATCCGAAGCACACGCCCGTGCCGTTTGGCGAAGCCGCGCTCTGGGACGGCTACCCGGAAGAGACCAACGCCCCGTATGGCCTCGCCAAGCGGATGCTCCTCGTCCAGGCGCAGGCCTACCGGCACCAGTACGGGTTGAACGCGGTCTTCCTGCTCCCGGCCAACCTCTACGGCCCAGGCGACCACTTCGATCCCGATCGGTCGCACGTGATCCCCGCCCTGATCCGCAAGTGCGTCGACGCGTGCGAGGCGGGGCGCGGTGAGATCGAGGTGTGGGGCGATGGGACCGCGACCCGCGAGTTCCTCTACGTCGAAGACGCCGCGGATGGCATCGTCGAGGCCACGCGGCTGTACGATGGCGCCGAGCCCGTGAACCTCGGCAGCGGCGAGGAGATGAGCATTCGCGATCTCGCGGTACGGGTCGCCGCGGCCACGGGCTTCACAGGGACGTTCCGGTGGAACTCGTCGCGTCCGAACGGCCAGCCGCGGCGGCGGCTCGACACGACCCGCGCGCGGCGGTCCTTCGGGTTCGTCGCACGTACCTCATTCGACGACGGCCTCGCGCGCACCGTCTCATGGTACCTGGCCAGTCGGGTGGCCAGGTTCACCGGCCCTCCAGCCACTGCCTGACCGTCGGCCAGGCGAGCCGAATCGCGCCTCTTGGAGCGTGGTGCGACTCGAAAACGAGGCTTCCGTTCGCGTTGTCCGCATCGAGCAATGAGCGATGAGCTCTGAGCTCGGTGACCGGCACGCGAGGGCTCACTGCTCAACGCTCAGCACTCACAGGGGTATCACGGGCGACGCCCCTGGCGAGTTTCCGTCTGGCGAGTTTCCGTCTCGACAAGACGGCCCAGTCGCGATACAAGCAGGACGTGCCGCTGGTCGATTTCGCCATCGCCCTGTTCATCGGTGCACTCGTCGGCATCGAACGCGAGCATCGGAAGATCGTCGAGGCCGAACACGCCGTCGGGGGGCTGCGCACCTTCATCCTCATCGCCGAAGCCGGGGCCCTCGCCGCGTGGCTGGCCCGCAGCTTCGACTCGCCGTGGGTGTTCATCGCGACCGGCCTGTTGGTCATCTCGGCGCTCATCACGAGCTTCGCCCTCCAGTCGCCGGGCGAGCGCGGTCCGCAGGGCCTCACGACGCTCGTGGCGGCCACGACGGTCTACCTGCTTGGCGGCACCGTGATCATGGGCCATGCCGAGGTCGCCGTCGCGCTGGCCATCGCGACGTCGGCCATCCTCGCCTACAAACAGCCGCTCCACGCGATCGTGCATCGGCTCGACGCAGACGATCTCTACGCCGGCCTCAAGCTGCTCATCGCGACGTTCATCGTGCTCCCGGTGATTCCCAACGCGCCCGTGGACCCGTGGGGGGCGATCAACCCGTACAAGATGTGGTGGCTCGTGATTCTGATCTCCACGCTGTCACTGACGGGCTACGCGGCCACCCGGTGGCTCGGCCCGGGTCGAGGGACGGCGCTGACGGGCCTGCTCGGCGGACTCGTGTCGTCGACCGCCGCGACCCTGTCGC
The nucleotide sequence above comes from Acidobacteriota bacterium. Encoded proteins:
- a CDS encoding methyltransferase domain-containing protein; its protein translation is MTDGTYRETRQAWARIWAEADVGVEHATGEYARARAIRDRYLASVPPGARILEAGCGVGTELVALSKRGIRAIGVDYVVAALESARRGNARLRLAAADVHALPFADETFDAYLSFGVLEHFEFGATPALHEAFRVLVPGGVLVVTVPAPNVIWRAVRWRNAHRRRDAEPGYFETAYSARALAALVADAGFSTTRLEPVGHAFTLWGLGGPFRGTGHYETTPLAERLGRWLARWCPGACAFATLVVAAKRGAAT
- a CDS encoding glycosyltransferase family 2 protein, coding for MTSPAIDLSVVIVSFNAREHLERTLTAVQADVACLTSEVIVVDNASDDGSANLVRCRHPTVRLVENGSNRGYTAANNQGFAVAGGRYVLVLNPDATPAPGTLPALVSALDVRPEVGIASCRLVWPDGRTQANGARDWTLGALLAEHSLPGLVLGRAWSRRRRTYAGWARDSERDVDVLPGSVLCARRDVLARVGGFDERLHLYFGEDEWCARVRAAGYAVRYLPLGAVVHTEGVSARRVPAMARASYFDDMWRFAALRFGPGRAWCLRTLVWPTRLALSLVARRPRR
- a CDS encoding glycosyltransferase family 4 protein is translated as MRVAFFSTYTGLGGGETSLLALLGALDRARLTPVLVCPRDGPLPGAARARGVDVRIVPWRGASAWFHPAVWARLPPVKRMTDCLEALGPASVHTEFHALPFVVPSARRLGLPVVFTCYGWWFRPKPWQRVLYRQRHLEIVAISEAVRTGFVGTPPWTDPATIEIVPLGVDTNVHRPRPAERQALREAFGLPPAAPLVTLVARFQRVKGHDVFLDMARRLLNQVDDACFAIAGENVFDVAADESFKQEVLQAARSDPRLRDAVRFLGFVPQPERLISASDVVVCSSRFESFGMVHLEAMAAGVPVVSTDVGGPAETIVDGETGFLVAPGRPDLLADRVARLLFDPTLRATMGRAGRARVVDRFEVARYAGRMTDILLRAHGARR
- a CDS encoding glycosyltransferase produces the protein MTVLFVSRCLPLPRYCGDRLILAHLLAGMRARGHRLVVAALTQPGDAAAERASGETCDRLATVPERPRTATDYLTRLIRPFPSGPSACWQPAMWELVARLVDEEAPDVVHFLGGIQVCEYRDAALGRPRLITPYESHSLWLDRAAVDASGFRERLGIMARRVAVRAFERRIYRGFGRTVVLSDADARSLRALDPSLPVVVVPNGVEAPDGVAPLSVREPLLTFVGNFSYEPNRRAARLLAGIILPKVRATVPHARLALIGVHPPPEVVALAGPAVEVTGEVDDVFACLQRARVFVSPLTRGAGMKNKVLEALAAGTPVVATRQSLDGLAVDDGVHALPAEGPAELADAAVRVLCDDRLARRLATDGRRLVLRRHRWPDVVSQYERLYRELVPV
- a CDS encoding glycosyltransferase family 4 protein — its product is MRVCYVSPTFETFDGWGRYSRALVDASAAAGIDVVVVTTREADTTGLAAAAVRRVLPPLSLRRLRGLLQIAAVPRLRRALGDCDLVHVLVEPCLPAVALAAARSQPLVMTAHGTWAVRPLAGVVAGAVPRRLVKRLDLLVCQSAVTRDAMAARVSLPDHVVAPGGVALEAFEGPGRPIPRVPAGARVVLTVGAVKPRKGHDLALEALARAAEVVGPLHWVVVGDVEANPGWFQTLARRALLVEPALTVHWLGRVSHDQLVGCYRRADVFLLTPAVVERAFEGLGLVFLEAAACALPSVTCLGTGAVEAVRHLETGLVAAEDDARAAGEAIVQVLTDEALRRQLGESARAFARQMTWEHLATRLIREYRRLVSLVRSEGG
- a CDS encoding glycosyltransferase family 4 protein is translated as MRLLLLSDRVPPHHRGGAEVAVWRLAVALRRAGHDVHVATATPGPAREEHRDGLMVHYLHSRYPERFAPWLTLCQPQTLGPFRRLCSRLRPDVVHAHNVHHDLSYASLVAASRLRIAVVFTSHDLMPVVGANVEARRFGYRTGPDGAVRLPWTYELGRARLRYNPWRRTLVRLVLGRAVRVRTCVSDAHRKMLAENGYPDFEVVHNAADPAYLDIAPPAEPRPRRTLLFGGRLTGAKGAVSLGRIIGELATRRDDVDLVVLSRNPDDLARLGLASGVARRVGHGGWLTGAGLVRAYHDADIVLVPSETFECGGSLMAIDAMAAARPVVASPYGGTPEYVVDGETGYLRRPEDPGPMVDAVSRLLDDESVSRRIGAAGRARVAEHFSLDSQVRRFLAIYARVAAS
- a CDS encoding glycosyltransferase, giving the protein MTLVYATTARLPTVMAHGLQIAENCAAFAAAGVDVTLLAARRRVGPALGQALGDPRTHYGLDSPYAFDRLPSIDVTGLDVGWSFRLMSVTFGLALRRRLRALPAHAVVYTRDPFVLAVLGRAWPRHKLVLELHQMAESWQGRRLHARAIGSAGLVVAVTAGLEAYARELGAPRTTIAPTGVSDRRLIDPPARDQARTRLGLPHDAFVVGYAGRLQTLGMSKGVDLLVDAAARLTDVPTTLAVVGGPSDMVDGLRRRWLAGGLPGERFVAPGQVPPADVPTWLAAFDVGTLPFPDTRHFAECASPLKLFEYLAAGLPVVASRLPSLIEPMADGRAALFVEADDAAAMATALATLYRDPARRARMGEASRALAQSHRLSTRAERILAAIGAADEPR
- a CDS encoding glycosyltransferase family 4 protein, which codes for MRILIASGIAPPEIGGPATFISAVVPEFVSRGHDVRVVAFSDAGGPGVDVGAPVHRISAGTAVSRLAAYARTYRRLAASADLVLALGVLLPRVTPRGVPVVMKVPGDYAWERAIVKGWIGVDEPLDDFERRRHPWRVQWLKQWRRLEARRADRVVVPSRYLERLVTSWALTPGRVAVVPNAVAPPGDAARESPIGLRRSLGWSADERVLVVAGRLVPWKHVDLVIDAVADLPGVRLVVAGDGPERPRLVERARARAVRAEFVGPQPASATKALIRAADYLVLYSSYEGLSHTLIEALSLGTPVVASCRGGNPEVVQDEVNGLLVAHPDVGALNAALRGALSPARRATLAAGTQTGLARFDPTRVALALEEVFEAVVNRPTADGGASAR
- a CDS encoding GDP-L-fucose synthase, with the translated sequence MHNLTGRRVMVTGGGGFLGSHVVRRFAACGANVAVPRRAEYDLVDRAATARAFRECRPDVVVHLAARVGGIGANEADPAAFFFDNAMMGLHVVEEARLAGVDKLVLVGTVCAYPKHTPVPFGEAALWDGYPEETNAPYGLAKRMLLVQAQAYRHQYGLNAVFLLPANLYGPGDHFDPDRSHVIPALIRKCVDACEAGRGEIEVWGDGTATREFLYVEDAADGIVEATRLYDGAEPVNLGSGEEMSIRDLAVRVAAATGFTGTFRWNSSRPNGQPRRRLDTTRARRSFGFVARTSFDDGLARTVSWYLASRVARFTGPPATA
- a CDS encoding DUF4010 domain-containing protein, encoding MPLVDFAIALFIGALVGIEREHRKIVEAEHAVGGLRTFILIAEAGALAAWLARSFDSPWVFIATGLLVISALITSFALQSPGERGPQGLTTLVAATTVYLLGGTVIMGHAEVAVALAIATSAILAYKQPLHAIVHRLDADDLYAGLKLLIATFIVLPVIPNAPVDPWGAINPYKMWWLVILISTLSLTGYAATRWLGPGRGTALTGLLGGLVSSTAATLSLARQSRAGQPSPSLVAAVSVGLLLAWGVMFVRVVVEVVVVNPTLVWRVISPMTVMALVTGLGALLLLRASRGAPASADLELKTPFSLTAAIRFAVVFAAVLLVVKLAETYLPTTGLYAVAALAGLADVDAITLSVADRARDSLDHLTAARAIVIAATTNTLAKGALVAALGAPPLRARILLTAVVIGAAGLVSMLVL